DNA from Plasmodium cynomolgi strain B DNA, chromosome 12, whole genome shotgun sequence:
ATATTGGCTTCTCCATTGGACTTCCTCACAATGGGGGCTACAAAAATTTACGCATTTTTCCACCTTTAAAAAGTCTAACATATTTTACTATACAggtgccactttttttaaaaaatgtcgaAAGAAGCGAGTCATCACACCAGTTCGCGTACCACTAAATTAGTGACCCATTCCTTGCgtcaaataattttgcaGCGAATTGAtctaattaaatataaacgTGTGATTGTAGGTTATGGTACACAGAGTGGGCTGACAATGCAGAGGCGACCAAAATACACGCGCTTTGAATAAATCGGCATATGCATATGGGTTGAGAAACGCGCGTACGTTTATATAATGTACACAACGTGCACGTACCTATTTACATAAATTGGCAGCTGCGAAAGCGGCATACCTTCGCGCAGTTCGCTTGATCCGCCCTGCGCTGCCAAGCATAAGGAGGCACACATTCTCCCATATGCGCACCCACTAGCGCTAGAAAATGGGACTTCCACGAAAAGCACGGACAAACCTCAATCCAACAATTTAGTGAAAATGAGATGGGTACAAAACAGTCTTCGGGACAGAAAGGGGGTCACcattgtttataaaaaatttatgtccCTCctgtttcaatttttcaaagcatTCTTTCTTACATTGGACATCCAGCCAACGGCATTCCTTACACCTCATCTTgggataaataaaaaatagcttaCCATGCCAAGTAAagtctctttttcttccatccAAATGTCCATATGCATAAGGTTTGGGGCATGGAGGCTTCATTGTAAAATGAACTTGTGCATGGTACCATAAATATAGGCAAGTTACGAATAAGAAATAAacatgaaattttaaaaatatcatcaACTTCCTTTCGTATTCAGTTAGCATGACTGTGGTTAATCTAGAATATGGCTCTAAATCGAGGATCCACTCCTTTCTGCTATTATACCTTGTCAAAAATCCGGTTATGTCTAAATACCTATATAACTTCTGCCCtattgtttctttttcatttttattgaaGAGAATAATAACATTGGAGTTTTGGAGAATTGACacatcattttttgaatattgCTCCGATAAGCCATTAGCATTTCCATTCGTTGTTGCAAAACATTTTCTCAGACTTGTTTTGAAAACTTGGCTGTCCTTCTTGCTGGTATTTATGATGGGTGAAAATAATCCATTGCGCTTAATAATGCAGCTCCCCATATGATGGGTAGCCGTTATGTATGTCcttaagaaaa
Protein-coding regions in this window:
- a CDS encoding hypothetical protein (putative); translation: MLHKSEKHTMLQFLRNGRNGTFNIFSNVYEKGGNKIFLRTYITATHHMGSCIIKRNGLFSPIINTSKKDSQVFKTSLRKCFATTNGNANGLSEQYSKNDVSILQNSNVIILFNKNEKETIGQKLYRYLDITGFLTRYNSRKEWILDLEPYSRLTTVMLTEYERKLMIFLKFHVYFLFVTCLYLWYHAQVHFTMKPPCPKPYAYGHLDGRKRDFTWHGKLFFIYPKMRCKECRWLDVQCKKECFEKLKQEGHKFFINNGDPLSVPKT